The following are from one region of the Oncorhynchus masou masou isolate Uvic2021 chromosome 24, UVic_Omas_1.1, whole genome shotgun sequence genome:
- the LOC135512372 gene encoding core histone macro-H2A.2-like isoform X2 — protein MSARGGKKKSTKLSRSARAGVIFPVGRMMRYLRTGTHKYRIGMGAPVYMAAVIEYLAAEILELAGNAARDNKKGRITPRHIKLAVANDEELNQLLRGVTISNGGVLPRIHPELLSKKRGSRVKVDTQVTVPEKRAERVKSIKKPTTKKGKGKPGRKPRSTENDKEAVVANSTVEDGPGDGFTILSAKSLFLGQKLSLTESEIGKIGTIKVEGIINPTNAEMDLKEGVGNALEKAGGRDFLEAVKELRKAQGPLEVASVAVSQASGMPARFVIHCNIPQWGSDKCEDQLEKTVKACLSAAEEKKLKSVAFPSLPAGRNGFPKQTAAQLILKAISNHFVSATTSSLKNIYFVLFDSESIGIYLQEMAKLDAK, from the exons ATGTCAGCCCGAGGAGGGAAGAAGAAGAGCACCAAACTGTCCCGCTCTGCCAGAGCAGGGGTCATCTTTCCTGTGGGGAGGATGATGAGGTATCTACGCACAGGGACCCACAAGTACCGCATCGGCATGGGGGCACCCGTCTACATGGCAGCCGTCATAGAGTACCTGGCAG CTGAGATTTTGGAGTTGGCAGGAAATGCAGCAAGGGACAACAAAAAAGGCAGAATAACTCCTCGGCACATTAAACTGGCTGTAGCCAACGACGAGGAGCTCAACCAG CTTCTCCGAGGGGTGACCATATCAAACGGAGGGGTCCTGCCTCGTATCCACCCGGAACTATTGTCCAAGAAGAGGGGCAGCCGAGTGAAAGTGGACACTCAGGTGACCGTGCCAGAGAAGAGGGCGGAACGCGTCAAGAGCATCAAGAAACCCACCACCAAAAAAGGCAAAGGCAAACCAGGCCGCAAGCCAAGG AGCACAGAAAACGACAAAGAAGCTGTCGTAGCCAACTCGACAGTGGAAGATGGACCAGGCGATGGATTCACTATCCTCTCAGCGAAAAGCCTGTTCCTTGGACAAAAG CTTTCACTAACAGAGAGTGAAATTGGCAAGATTGGAACGATCAAGGTGGAGGGAATCATCAACCCCACAAATGCTGAGATGGACCTCAAAGAGGGAGTGG GCAATGCCCTGGAGAAGGCAGGTGGGCGGGACTTCTTGGAGGCAGTGAAAGAACTGAGGAAAGCACAGGGACCTCTGGAGGTAGCATCAG TTGCGGTGAGCCAGGCCAGTGGGATGCCAGCTCGTTTTGTCATCCACTGTAACATCCCTCAGTGGGGCTCGGACAAGTGTGAGGACCAGCTGGAGAAGACAGTCAAGGCCTGTCTCTCTGCTGCAGAAGAGAAGAAACTCAAGTCCGTGGCCTTCCCCTCACTTCCTGCTGGCCG GAATGGATTCCCAAAGCAAACAGCCGCCCAGCTGATCCTCAAGGCAATCTCCAACCATTTTGTCTCCGCAACGACCTCTTCCCTGAAAAACATTTACTTTGTACTGTTTGACAGCGAGAGCATCGGAATATACCTTCAGGAAATGGCCAAGCTGGATGCCAAGTGA
- the LOC135512372 gene encoding core histone macro-H2A.2-like isoform X1: protein MSARGGKKKSTKLSRSARAGVIFPVGRMMRYLRTGTHKYRIGMGAPVYMAAVIEYLAAEILELAGNAARDNKKGRITPRHIKLAVANDEELNQLLRGVTISNGGVLPRIHPELLSKKRGSRVKVDTQVTVPEKRAERVKSIKKPTTKKGKGKPGRKPRKSTENDKEAVVANSTVEDGPGDGFTILSAKSLFLGQKLSLTESEIGKIGTIKVEGIINPTNAEMDLKEGVGNALEKAGGRDFLEAVKELRKAQGPLEVASVAVSQASGMPARFVIHCNIPQWGSDKCEDQLEKTVKACLSAAEEKKLKSVAFPSLPAGRNGFPKQTAAQLILKAISNHFVSATTSSLKNIYFVLFDSESIGIYLQEMAKLDAK, encoded by the exons ATGTCAGCCCGAGGAGGGAAGAAGAAGAGCACCAAACTGTCCCGCTCTGCCAGAGCAGGGGTCATCTTTCCTGTGGGGAGGATGATGAGGTATCTACGCACAGGGACCCACAAGTACCGCATCGGCATGGGGGCACCCGTCTACATGGCAGCCGTCATAGAGTACCTGGCAG CTGAGATTTTGGAGTTGGCAGGAAATGCAGCAAGGGACAACAAAAAAGGCAGAATAACTCCTCGGCACATTAAACTGGCTGTAGCCAACGACGAGGAGCTCAACCAG CTTCTCCGAGGGGTGACCATATCAAACGGAGGGGTCCTGCCTCGTATCCACCCGGAACTATTGTCCAAGAAGAGGGGCAGCCGAGTGAAAGTGGACACTCAGGTGACCGTGCCAGAGAAGAGGGCGGAACGCGTCAAGAGCATCAAGAAACCCACCACCAAAAAAGGCAAAGGCAAACCAGGCCGCAAGCCAAGG AAGAGCACAGAAAACGACAAAGAAGCTGTCGTAGCCAACTCGACAGTGGAAGATGGACCAGGCGATGGATTCACTATCCTCTCAGCGAAAAGCCTGTTCCTTGGACAAAAG CTTTCACTAACAGAGAGTGAAATTGGCAAGATTGGAACGATCAAGGTGGAGGGAATCATCAACCCCACAAATGCTGAGATGGACCTCAAAGAGGGAGTGG GCAATGCCCTGGAGAAGGCAGGTGGGCGGGACTTCTTGGAGGCAGTGAAAGAACTGAGGAAAGCACAGGGACCTCTGGAGGTAGCATCAG TTGCGGTGAGCCAGGCCAGTGGGATGCCAGCTCGTTTTGTCATCCACTGTAACATCCCTCAGTGGGGCTCGGACAAGTGTGAGGACCAGCTGGAGAAGACAGTCAAGGCCTGTCTCTCTGCTGCAGAAGAGAAGAAACTCAAGTCCGTGGCCTTCCCCTCACTTCCTGCTGGCCG GAATGGATTCCCAAAGCAAACAGCCGCCCAGCTGATCCTCAAGGCAATCTCCAACCATTTTGTCTCCGCAACGACCTCTTCCCTGAAAAACATTTACTTTGTACTGTTTGACAGCGAGAGCATCGGAATATACCTTCAGGAAATGGCCAAGCTGGATGCCAAGTGA